One segment of Tamlana crocina DNA contains the following:
- a CDS encoding 4a-hydroxytetrahydrobiopterin dehydratase, whose product MSKLSEQDIEKKLLRFPDWEYFDNALHAEFEFENFKDCFSAMSRIAFECEALNHHPNWSNVYNVLSISLSTHDAGGVTDKDFKLAEAIENIVEPEDE is encoded by the coding sequence ATGAGCAAACTTTCAGAACAAGACATAGAAAAAAAATTACTTCGATTTCCAGATTGGGAATACTTTGATAATGCCCTTCACGCAGAATTCGAATTTGAAAATTTTAAGGATTGCTTTAGCGCCATGAGCCGTATTGCTTTTGAGTGCGAAGCATTAAACCACCACCCCAATTGGAGCAATGTGTATAATGTGCTTTCTATTTCGTTATCTACCCATGATGCTGGCGGAGTTACCGATAAAGACTTTAAATTGGCCGAAGCCATCGAAAATATTGTAGAGCCCGAAGACGAATAA
- a CDS encoding Gfo/Idh/MocA family oxidoreductase — MENNKTIKWGIIGCGNVTEVKSGPPYQLTDGFSIAAVMRRDKEKLKDYAKRHNIETIYTDADALINDHNVDAVYIATPPDTHKKYALKVAEAGKPCCIEKPLSPRYSESLEIVEAFKNKNLPLFVAYYRRSLPRFLKVKEWLDAGFIGDVRHISSHLSKPASETDALKAYNWRTDAKIAPAGYFDDLASHGLDLFAFLLGDFKEAKGISLNQQKLYSAKDAVTASWLHESGVTGSGVWNFGCNGHLDKTTIYGSKGTIEFSVFHENPIILKADDKSEELFIENPKHIQQYHVENLRNDLILDKMKHPSTGETALHTSWVMDKILGEL; from the coding sequence GTGGAAAATAATAAAACCATAAAATGGGGCATTATTGGCTGTGGTAATGTTACCGAAGTAAAAAGTGGCCCGCCATACCAATTAACCGATGGGTTTTCCATTGCAGCAGTAATGCGCAGGGATAAAGAAAAATTGAAAGATTACGCCAAGCGCCATAATATAGAAACCATTTACACAGATGCCGATGCACTGATAAACGACCATAATGTTGATGCCGTTTATATCGCTACCCCACCCGACACCCATAAAAAATATGCCTTAAAAGTAGCTGAAGCCGGTAAACCATGCTGTATTGAAAAACCTTTATCGCCAAGGTACTCTGAAAGTCTGGAGATTGTTGAGGCGTTTAAAAATAAAAACTTACCACTATTCGTAGCTTACTACCGAAGATCGCTTCCTCGATTTTTAAAGGTGAAGGAATGGCTCGATGCTGGATTTATTGGCGATGTGAGGCATATCAGTTCGCATTTAAGCAAACCTGCCAGTGAAACCGATGCACTTAAAGCTTACAACTGGCGTACTGACGCCAAAATAGCTCCTGCTGGATATTTTGACGATTTAGCCAGCCATGGCTTAGATTTATTCGCTTTTCTCTTGGGCGATTTTAAGGAAGCCAAGGGCATTAGTCTAAACCAACAAAAACTGTATTCTGCAAAAGATGCCGTAACGGCTTCATGGTTGCACGAATCGGGCGTGACCGGTTCTGGGGTTTGGAATTTTGGTTGCAATGGTCACCTGGACAAAACCACTATTTATGGCAGCAAAGGCACCATTGAATTTTCGGTATTTCATGAAAACCCGATTATTTTAAAAGCTGATGATAAAAGCGAAGAATTATTTATTGAAAACCCAAAACACATTCAGCAATACCATGTTGAAAACCTTCGCAATGATTTAATTTTAGATAAAATGAAACACCCTTCAACGGGTGAGACTGCATTGCATACCAGTTGGGTGATGGATAAAATTCTTGGTGAGTTATAA
- a CDS encoding NYN domain-containing protein produces the protein MIKDIKIAVLIDGDNIPSKYISEMMEEITKYGTPTIKRIYGDWTKPYLTKWKKVLLEHAINPIQQYSYTSGKNATDSAMIIDAMDILYSEKVNGFCLVSSDSDFTKLATRLREAGMVVYGMGEKKTPDPFIVACDKFIYLEILGGSDENDKDEKGRKRKKSNLYNITPKVIKLLKNSVDDAADDDGWAFLGDVGTLIIKKQPNFDSRNFGFQKLTPLFKSLPQFELEERNQSNSRFKLIYVRNVKSR, from the coding sequence ATGATAAAAGACATTAAAATTGCCGTGTTGATTGATGGCGACAATATCCCGTCAAAGTACATTAGCGAAATGATGGAAGAAATCACCAAATATGGCACCCCCACTATAAAACGAATTTACGGTGATTGGACCAAACCATACCTCACCAAATGGAAAAAAGTTTTGCTCGAGCATGCTATAAACCCGATACAACAATACAGTTATACCAGTGGAAAAAATGCCACAGACTCGGCTATGATTATTGATGCCATGGATATTTTGTATTCTGAAAAAGTGAACGGTTTTTGTTTGGTATCATCCGATAGTGATTTTACGAAACTGGCCACCAGATTGCGCGAGGCAGGAATGGTGGTTTATGGAATGGGGGAAAAGAAAACGCCCGACCCGTTTATCGTGGCTTGCGATAAATTTATCTATTTGGAAATTTTAGGAGGAAGCGATGAAAACGATAAAGATGAAAAAGGGCGTAAACGAAAAAAATCGAACTTATATAATATTACCCCAAAAGTTATTAAACTACTGAAAAACTCCGTTGATGATGCGGCAGATGATGATGGCTGGGCGTTTTTAGGCGATGTTGGCACATTAATCATAAAGAAGCAGCCTAATTTCGATTCGCGTAATTTTGGTTTCCAAAAGTTGACACCGTTGTTTAAATCGTTACCGCAATTTGAATTGGAAGAGCGTAACCAATCCAACTCCAGATTTAAGTTGATTTATGTTAGAAATGTTAAGTCTAGGTAA
- a CDS encoding YebC/PmpR family DNA-binding transcriptional regulator, translated as MGRAFEFRKARKMKRWSAMSKAFTRIGKDIVMAVKEGGPDPDSNSRLRAVIQNAKSVNMPKDNIERAIKRASDKSQGDYKEVVFEGYAPHGIAVLVETATDNNTRTVANVRSYFNKCDGSLGTSGSVVFMFDHTCNFRINAEGLDPEEIELEFIDFGAEEVFADDDGILIYAPFESFGAIQAELEKRDIEILSSGFERIPQVTKQLTPEQAEDVEKLLEKLEEDDDVQNVYHTMEESAE; from the coding sequence ATGGGAAGAGCTTTTGAGTTTAGAAAAGCAAGAAAAATGAAACGTTGGTCTGCCATGAGCAAAGCCTTTACACGTATTGGTAAAGATATTGTAATGGCCGTTAAGGAAGGTGGGCCAGATCCAGACAGCAACTCGCGTTTAAGGGCGGTAATACAAAACGCCAAGTCTGTAAATATGCCAAAAGACAATATTGAGCGTGCCATAAAACGAGCCAGCGATAAAAGTCAGGGCGATTATAAAGAAGTGGTTTTTGAAGGCTATGCACCGCACGGTATAGCTGTCTTGGTTGAAACGGCAACCGATAACAATACCAGAACCGTAGCCAATGTGCGCAGTTATTTTAACAAATGCGATGGCAGTTTGGGCACATCGGGTTCGGTGGTTTTTATGTTCGACCACACCTGTAATTTTAGAATTAATGCTGAAGGATTAGATCCTGAAGAAATTGAGCTGGAATTTATCGATTTCGGTGCCGAAGAAGTATTTGCCGATGATGATGGCATTTTAATTTACGCCCCTTTTGAAAGTTTTGGTGCCATTCAGGCCGAATTGGAAAAACGAGACATTGAAATTTTGTCGTCTGGATTTGAGCGTATTCCGCAGGTAACAAAACAACTTACCCCAGAGCAAGCTGAAGATGTTGAAAAACTCTTGGAAAAACTGGAAGAGGATGACGACGTACAGAACGTGTACCACACCATGGAAGAATCAGCGGAATAA